In a single window of the Cervus elaphus chromosome 1, mCerEla1.1, whole genome shotgun sequence genome:
- the LOC122705617 gene encoding olfactory receptor 2AT4-like: METIACNESEESWTIFYLMGIPSLPKSLFLPIFFIFLLLYLLILVGNALILVAVVAEPSLHKPMYFFLINLSALDILFTTTTVPKMLSLFLRGDRYLSFSACFLQMYLFHSFSCSEAFILVVMAYDRYVAVCRPLHYPVLMTPQTNAALAASAWLTALLLPIPAVVQTSHMAFENIAHIYHCFCDHLAVVQASCSDTTPQTLMGFCIAMVVSFLPLLLVLLSYAHILASVLRISSREGRSKAFSTCSSHLLVVGTYYSSIAIVYVAYRADLPLDFHIMGNVVYAILTPVLNPLIYTLRNKDVKTAITKMACPWNPNNPAKP, encoded by the coding sequence ATGGAGACTATAGCCTGTAATGAATCAGAGGAGTCATGGACCATCTTCTACCTTATGGGCATCCCTTCTCTGCCGAAATCCCTCTTCCTTCCTATCTTCTTCATCTTTCTCCTCCTCTACCTGCTCATCCTGGTGGGAAATGCCCTGATCCTGGTGGCTGTGGTGGCAGAGCCCAGCCTCCACaagcccatgtacttcttcctgatCAACCTCTCAGCCCTGGACATCCTCTTCACCACAACCACTGTCCCAAAGATGCTGTCCCTATTCTTGCGTGGGGATCGCTACCTCAGCTTCTCTGCCTGCTTCCTGCAGATGTACCTCTTCCACAGTTTCTCCTGCTCTGAAGCCTTCATCCTGGtggtcatggcctatgaccgctatgtggctgTCTGCCGCCCACTGCACTACCCTGTGCTCATGACCCCACAGACCAATGCTGCCCTGGCAGCCAGTGCCTGGCTCACTGCCCTCCTTCTGCCCATCCCAGCAGTGGTGCAGACCTCCCACATGGCTTTTGAAAACATCGCTCACATCTACCACTGCTTCTGTGACCACTTAGCTGTGGTCCAAGCCTCCTGCTCTGACACCACACCCCAGACCCTCATGGGCTTCTGCATCGCCATGGTGGTGTCCTTCCTGCCCCTTCTCCTGGTGCTTCTCTCCTATGCCCACATCCTGGCCTCAGTGCTTCGCATCAGCTCCCGAGAAGGACGGTCAAAAGCCTTCTCCACTTGCAGCTCCCACCTCCTGGTGGTTGGCACTTACTACTCATCCATTGCCATAGTCTATGTGGCCTACAgggctgacctgcctcttgacttCCACATCATGGGCAATGTGGTGTATGCTATTCTCACACCTGTCCTCAACCCTCTCATCTACACGCTGAGGAATAAGGATGTAAAGACAGCCATCACCAAAATGGCATGTCCCTGGAACCCAAATAATCCTGCAAAACCCTGA
- the LOC122702486 gene encoding olfactory receptor 2AT4, whose translation MEATTCNASLGGSPVFYLVGIPSLPESLFLPVFLIFLLFYLLILTGNALILVAVVAEPSLHKPMYFFLINLSALDILFTTTTVPKMLSLFLFGDHFLSFTSCLLQMYLFQSFTCSEAFILVVMAYDRYVAVCRPLHYPVHMTPQTNAALAASAWLTALLLPIPAVVKTSQMAYDNIARIYHCFCDHLALVQASCSDTAPQTLMGFCIAMVVSFLPLLLVLLSYAHILASVLRISSREGRSKAFSTCSSHLLVVGTYYSSIAIAYVAYRADLPLDFHIMGNVAYAILTPILNPLIYTLRNKDVKAAITKITHLKTQAGIGALDL comes from the coding sequence ATGGAGGCCACAACCTGTAATGCATCACTGGGTGGCTCACCAGTCTTCTACCTGGTGGGCATCCCCTCCCTGCCAGAGTCCCTCTTCCTccctgtgtttttaatttttctccttttctaccTGCTCATCCTCACGGGTAATGCCCTGATCCTGGTGGCTGTGGTGGCAGAGCCCAGCCTCCACaagcccatgtacttcttcctgatCAACCTCTCAGCCCTGGACATCCTCTTCACCACAACCACTGTCCCAAAGATGCTGTCCCTATTCCTGTTTGGGGACCATTTTCTCAGCTTTACTTCCTGCTTATTGCAGATGTACCTCTTCCAAAGCTTTACATGCTCTGAAGCCTTCATCCTGGtggtcatggcctatgaccgctatgtggctgTCTGCCGCCCACTGCACTACCCTGTCCACATGACCCCACAGACCAATGCTGCCCTGGCAGCCAGTGCCTGGCTCACTGCCCTCCTTCTGCCCATCCCAGCAGTGGTGAAGACCTCCCAGATGGCATATGACAACATTGCTAGAATCTACCACTGCTTCTGTGATCATCTGGCTCTAGTTCAAGCCTCCTGCTCTGACACCGCCCCGCAGACCCTCATGGGCTTCTGCATCGCCATGGTGGTGTCCTTCCTGCCCCTTCTCCTGGTGCTTCTCTCCTATGCCCACATCCTGGCCTCAGTGCTTCGTATCAGCTCCCGAGAAGGACGCTccaaagccttctccacctgtaGCTCCCACCTCCTGGTGGTTGGCACTTACTACTCATCCATTGCCATAGCCTATGTGGCCTACAGGGCTGACCTGCCCCTCGACTTCCACATCATGGGCAACGTGGCATATGCTATTCTCACACCAATCCTCAATCCCCTCATTTACACTCTAAGAAACAAGGATGTCAAGGCAGCCATTACCAAAATCACACATCTTAAGACCCAGGCTGGAATAGGAGCCCTTGACCTTTAG